One Microcebus murinus isolate Inina chromosome 9, M.murinus_Inina_mat1.0, whole genome shotgun sequence DNA window includes the following coding sequences:
- the LRRC4 gene encoding leucine-rich repeat-containing protein 4, giving the protein MKLLWQVTVHHHTWNAILLPVVYLTAQVWILCAAIAAAASAGPQNCPSVCSCSNQFSKVVCTRRGLSEVPQGIPSNTRYLNLMENNIQMIQADTFRHLHHLEVLQLGRNSIRQIEVGAFNGLASLNTLELFDNWLTVIPSGAFEYLSKLRELWLRNNPIESIPSYAFNRVPSLMRLDLGELKKLEYISEGAFEGLFNLKYLNLGMCNIKDMPNLTPLVGLEELEMSGNHFPEIRPGSFHGLSSLKKLWVMNSQVTLIERNAFDGLASLVELNLAHNNLSSLPHDLFTPLRYLVELHLHHNPWNCDCDILWLAWWLREYIPTNSTCCGRCHAPMHMRGRYLVEVDQTSFQCSAPFIMDAPRDLNISEGRMAELKCRTPPMSSVKWLLPNGTVLSHASRHPRISVLNDGTLNFSHVLLSDTGVYTCMVTNVAGNSNASAYLNVSTAELNTSNYSFFTTVTVETTEISPEDKTGKYKPVPTTSTGYQPAYTTSTTVLIQTTGVPKQVVVPATDTTDKMQTSLDEVMKTTKIIIGCFVAVTLLAAAMLIVFYKLRKRHQQRSTVTAARTVEIIQVDEDIPAAASAAATAAPSSVSGEGAVVLPTIHDHINYNTYKPAHGAHWTENSLGNSLHPTVTTISEPYIIQTHTKDKVQETQI; this is encoded by the coding sequence ATGAAGCTCTTGTGGCAGGTAactgtgcaccaccacacctggaatGCCATCCTGCTCCCGGTCGTCTACCTCACAGCGCAAGTGTGGATTCTGTGTGCAGCCATCGCTGCTGCCGCCTCAGCCGGGCCCCAGAACTGCCCCTCCGTCTGCTCGTGCAGTAACCAGTTCAGCAAGGTGGTGTGCACCCGCCGGGGCCTCTCGGAGGTCCCACAGGGTATTCCCTCCAACACCCGGTACCTCAACCTCATGGAAAACAACATCCAGATGATCCAGGCCGACACCTTCCGCCACCTCCACCACCTGGAGGTCCTGCAGCTGGGCAGGAACTCCATCCGACAAATAGAGGTGGGGGCCTTCAATGGCCTGGCCAGCCTCAACACCCTGGAGCTGTTTGACAACTGGCTGACAGTCATCCCCAGTGGGGCCTTTGAATACCTGTCCAAGCTGCGGGAGCTCTGGCTTCGCAACAACCCCATAGAAAGCATCCCTTCTTATGCCTTCAATCGAGTGCCCTCCCTTATGCGTCTGGACTTGGGGGAGCTTAAGAAGCTGGAGTATATCTCTGAGGGGGCTTTTGAGGGGCTGTTCAACCTCAAGTACCTGAACTTGGGCATGTGCAACATTAAAGATATGCCCAATCTCACTCCCCTAGTGGGGCTGGAGGAGCTGGAAATGTCTGGGAACCACTTCCCTGAGATCAGGCCCGGCTCTTTCCATGGCCTAAGCTCCCTCAAGAAGCTGTGGGTCATGAACTCACAGGTCACCCTGATTGAGCGGAATGCTTTTGATGGGCTGGCCTCACTTGTGGAACTCAATTTGGCTCACAATAATCTCTCTTCTTTGCCCCATGACCTCTTTACCCCATTGAGGTACCTGGTGGAGTTGCATCTACACCACAATCCTTGGAACTGTGATTGTGACATTCTGTGGCTAGCCTGGTGGCTTCGGGAGTACATACCCACCAATTCCACCTGCTGTGGCCGCTGTCATGCTCCCATGCACATGCGAGGCCGCTATCTGGTGGAGGTGGACCAGACCTCCTTCCAGTGTTCTGCTCCCTTCATCATGGATGCACCTCGAGACCTCAATATTTCTGAGGGTCGGATGGCAGAACTTAAGTGTCGGACTCCCCCCATGTCCTCTGTGAAGTGGTTGCTGCCCAATGGGACAGTGCTCAGCCATGCTTCCCGCCACCCACGGATCTCTGTCCTCAACGATGGCACCTTGAACTTTTCCCATGTGCTGCTCTCAGACACTGGGGTATACACATGCATGGTGACCAATGTGGCAGGCAACTCCAATGCCTCGGCCTATCTCAATGTGAGCACGGCCGAGCTGAACACCTCCAACTATAGCTTCTTCACCACGGTAACAGTGGAGACCACGGAGATCTCGCCTGAGGACAAAACTGGAAAGTATAAGCCTGTTCCTACCACGTCCACTGGTTACCAGCCGGCATATACCACCTCTACCACGGTGCTCATTCAGACCACCGGTGTGCCCAAGCAGGTGGTAGTACCCGCGACAGACACCACTGACAAGATGCAGACCAGCCTGGACGAAGTCATGAAGACCACCAAGATCATCATTGGCTGCTTCGTGGCAGTGACTCTGCTAGCTGCCGCCATGTTGATTGTCTTCTATAAACTTCGTAAGCGGCACCAACAGCGGAGTACAGTCACAGCCGCCAGGACAGTTGAGATTATCCAGGTGGATGAAGACATCCCAGCGGCAGCATctgcagcagcaacagcagctcCGTCCAGTGTATCAGGTGAGGGGGCAGTAGTGCTGCCCACAATTCATGACCATATTAACTACAACACCTACAAACCAGCACACGGGGCCCACTGGACAGAAAACAGCCTGGGGAACTCTCTGCACCCCACAGTCACCACTATCTCTGAACCTTATATAATTCAGACCCATACCAAGGACAAGGTACAGGAAACTCAAATatga